The Psychrobium sp. MM17-31 genome window below encodes:
- a CDS encoding response regulator has product MAKILVVDDSASIRNMVSFTLKQQQYDTVEACDGKEGLEKAKTERFDLVITDVNMPVMDGISLCGELRQLPAFKFTPVLMLTTESSAEMKQRGKAAGATGWLVKPFNPEKLLSTIKRVIR; this is encoded by the coding sequence ATGGCAAAGATCTTAGTAGTTGATGACTCTGCTTCAATCAGAAATATGGTTTCTTTCACATTGAAACAACAGCAATACGATACTGTTGAAGCCTGTGACGGGAAAGAAGGTCTGGAAAAAGCGAAGACTGAGCGGTTCGATTTAGTCATTACGGATGTCAATATGCCAGTAATGGATGGAATTTCACTATGTGGGGAGTTGCGACAATTACCAGCATTTAAATTTACTCCGGTATTGATGTTAACAACCGAAAGTTCGGCCGAGATGAAGCAGCGCGGTAAAGCCGCTGGAGCTACAGGCTGGCTTGTTAAGCCATTTAACCCTGAAAAACTGTTATCTACGATTAAACGTGTCATAAGGTAG
- a CDS encoding STAS domain-containing protein gives MEAITFNLPQSLDISVVNDTQKMMLEQLHSIQEISQVNIDAGELSRIDTAGLQLLTALIIDINRQSIDFSWQNVNDELRECASRLGLNHLLKLN, from the coding sequence ATGGAAGCGATCACATTCAATCTGCCTCAATCATTAGATATCTCTGTGGTTAACGACACCCAGAAGATGATGTTAGAGCAACTTCATTCCATTCAAGAAATTAGTCAAGTCAATATCGATGCTGGCGAGCTGTCTCGTATCGATACCGCTGGCTTACAGTTATTAACGGCGCTGATTATTGATATCAATCGCCAAAGCATCGATTTTTCATGGCAAAACGTCAACGACGAGCTGCGGGAATGCGCATCGCGTTTGGGCTTAAACCACCTTCTAAAATTAAATTAA
- the nhaA gene encoding Na+/H+ antiporter NhaA: MSALEEFIKKESSAGIVLIFVTIIALLLKNTGLSELYDAFLSTPVEVRFGALHIDKPLLLWINDGLMAIFFLLIGLEVKREIIEGHLSSPSQVVLPGFAAVGGMVVPAAVYLYFVGTDTVGTQGWAIPTATDIAFALGVLSLLGKRVPVSLKIFLMALAIIDDLGAIVIIALFYTAELSTLSIAVAMAALTGLVIMNRMGVDRKAAYVLLGVILWVSVLKSGVHATLAGVALAFTIPIKQRKVPQGHRERSMLKSMEHDLHYWVAFMILPLFAFVNAGVDFTSMSSEQILTPVPIGIAAGLFIGKQLGVFGFSWLAIKLGLAKMPEQSNYTMLYGVSILTGIGFTMSLFVNSLAFEDPAQFMFADKLAILVGSFSAGLLGYLVLRFAKSPTNATN; the protein is encoded by the coding sequence ATGAGTGCATTAGAAGAGTTTATTAAAAAAGAATCCTCGGCGGGGATTGTTTTAATTTTTGTCACTATTATCGCCTTGCTGTTAAAAAACACTGGGTTGTCTGAGTTGTATGATGCGTTTTTATCAACGCCAGTCGAAGTTCGATTTGGCGCATTACATATCGATAAACCACTGTTATTGTGGATTAATGACGGCCTGATGGCCATCTTCTTCTTATTAATTGGTCTTGAAGTTAAACGAGAGATTATTGAAGGACATTTATCAAGCCCATCTCAAGTTGTACTGCCTGGTTTTGCCGCCGTCGGTGGTATGGTCGTCCCAGCTGCTGTGTATCTCTATTTTGTTGGCACAGACACCGTCGGTACACAAGGTTGGGCGATTCCAACCGCTACAGATATTGCATTCGCTCTCGGCGTGTTATCACTGCTTGGTAAACGCGTACCCGTCTCACTTAAGATCTTTTTAATGGCACTCGCTATTATTGATGATTTAGGGGCTATCGTGATAATCGCACTGTTTTACACGGCAGAATTATCAACTTTATCAATTGCGGTAGCCATGGCTGCGCTTACTGGTTTAGTTATCATGAATCGAATGGGCGTCGACCGCAAAGCGGCTTACGTATTGCTTGGTGTGATCTTGTGGGTCAGCGTACTTAAGTCTGGCGTTCACGCGACATTAGCTGGCGTTGCATTAGCCTTCACTATCCCAATTAAACAGCGCAAGGTGCCTCAAGGGCATCGTGAGCGCTCAATGCTCAAATCGATGGAGCACGACCTTCATTACTGGGTTGCCTTTATGATTTTACCTCTGTTTGCTTTTGTAAATGCGGGAGTTGATTTCACGAGCATGTCGAGTGAGCAAATATTAACACCTGTGCCTATTGGTATTGCTGCTGGTTTATTTATTGGTAAACAACTTGGTGTATTTGGCTTTAGCTGGCTTGCTATCAAACTGGGACTCGCCAAAATGCCAGAGCAAAGTAATTACACGATGCTTTATGGTGTTTCCATTCTTACGGGCATCGGTTTTACTATGAGTCTATTCGTTAATTCACTAGCATTTGAAGATCCTGCGCAGTTTATGTTTGCAGACAAACTGGCAATTTTGGTTGGTTCATTTAGTGCTGGCCTGTTAGGTTACTTAGTGTTACGTTTTGCTAAATCACCGACAAACGCGACTAACTAA
- the serC gene encoding 3-phosphoserine/phosphohydroxythreonine transaminase, giving the protein MSAVYNFCAGPAMLPHDVMVKAQKEFVNWQEHGISIMEFSHRDKRFMQVAQEAESNLRQLMNIPTNYKVLFCHGGGRGQFSAVPMNLIGLTGKADYLVTGSWSKSAVSEAQKYGEVNVVATPQTTDGQHGVTAQSEWQLSDDAAYFHYCPNETVDGIEMSEEPQVNAPLVADLSSTILSREIDVTKYGVIYAGAQKNIGPSGLSIVIIREDLLGHSLPQTPSILDYKLISDNDSMYNTPPTFAWYLAGEVFKWLLAQGGVKAMEARNIEKAQLLYNAIDSSDFYVNNVAPEYRSRMNVVFQLNDESLNEAFLAQAEQRGLMALKGHRSVGGMRASIYNAMPLTGVQALVDFMQDFAQENS; this is encoded by the coding sequence ATGAGCGCGGTTTATAACTTTTGTGCGGGGCCAGCGATGTTGCCTCATGATGTGATGGTCAAGGCGCAAAAAGAATTTGTTAATTGGCAAGAGCACGGCATTTCCATTATGGAATTTAGCCATCGCGATAAACGCTTTATGCAGGTAGCACAAGAAGCTGAAAGTAATTTACGCCAGCTAATGAATATTCCGACTAATTACAAAGTACTTTTCTGTCACGGTGGTGGTCGTGGTCAGTTCTCTGCTGTGCCTATGAACTTAATTGGTTTGACGGGCAAGGCTGACTATTTAGTAACTGGCTCATGGTCTAAATCGGCAGTGAGTGAAGCGCAGAAATACGGTGAGGTAAATGTTGTTGCGACACCGCAAACTACCGATGGTCAACATGGTGTGACAGCGCAAAGCGAATGGCAGCTTAGTGATGATGCGGCGTACTTTCACTATTGCCCCAATGAAACTGTCGATGGCATTGAAATGAGCGAAGAGCCACAGGTTAATGCACCGCTCGTTGCCGATTTATCATCAACCATTCTATCCCGCGAAATCGATGTCACTAAATACGGCGTAATTTACGCTGGCGCGCAAAAGAACATTGGTCCATCTGGCTTATCTATCGTAATTATTCGCGAAGATTTACTTGGTCACAGTTTGCCGCAAACGCCATCGATTTTAGATTACAAGCTAATAAGTGATAATGATTCGATGTATAACACGCCGCCGACTTTTGCTTGGTATCTCGCTGGCGAAGTCTTTAAATGGCTGTTAGCGCAGGGCGGCGTAAAAGCGATGGAAGCACGCAACATTGAAAAAGCGCAGCTATTATATAACGCTATCGATAGCTCTGACTTCTATGTCAATAATGTGGCACCAGAATATCGCTCGCGTATGAATGTGGTGTTTCAATTAAACGATGAATCCTTAAACGAGGCGTTTTTGGCGCAAGCAGAGCAGCGTGGACTCATGGCGTTAAAAGGTCACCGCAGCGTTGGCGGTATGCGCGCTAGTATTTATAACGCGATGCCACTGACTGGCGTTCAAGCGCTAGTGGATTTTATGCAAGATTTCGCACAAGAAAATAGCTAA
- the gyrA gene encoding DNA topoisomerase (ATP-hydrolyzing) subunit A yields the protein MTELANSVSPINIEDELKNSYLDYAMSVIVGRALPDVRDGLKPVHRRVLFAMDILGNDWNKAYKKSARVVGDVIGKYHPHGDSAVYDTIVRMAQPFSLRYPLVDGQGNFGSVDGDSAAAMRYTEIRMQKMAHSLLVDLEKETVDFGPNYDGTEQIPNVLPTRIPNLLVNGSSGIAVGMATNIPPHNLNEVISGCLALIENEDITIEELIEHIPGPDFPTAGIISGRQGIIDAYKTGRGKVRIRAKAEVEVSDSGKETIIVHELPYQVNKARLIEKMAELVRDKKVEGISALRDESDKDGMRIVIEIKRGEVGEVVLNNLYSQTQMQVSFGINMVALEDNRPKLFNLKEMLQSFVRHRREVVTRRTVFELRKARDRAHILEALAVALANIDPVIEVIRNSPTPAEAKVALVAQGWDLGNVAAMLEKAGDDAARPEWLEPEYGIRDGKYYLTETQAQAILDLKLHRLTGLEHEKILNEYQDILDLIAELLHILGSPARLMEVIVEELQAVLEEFGDERRTEITNASHDLSLEDLINEEDVVVTLSHEGYVKYQPLSEYEAQRRGGKGKAATKMKDEDFIERLLVANTHDTMLCFSNRGKMYWLKTYQLPLASRQARGKPIVNLLPLEKDERITAILPIREYTEDKCILMATAAGTVKKTALTAYSRPRANGIIAVNLRDDDELIGVALTEDDSEIMLFSDEGKVVRFSQDQCRAIGRTGTGVRGMKLKEGQKVVSLIVPHGDGCILTVTENGFGKRTVLEDYPAKSRATQGVVSIKVSERNGLVVGAVQVDENDEIMLISNKGTLVRTPVDGVSTVGRNTQGVTLIRTQEGEQVVALQRIEEVETPEHEAVEGEEVTGEAPAAEAPAADVPEGGDE from the coding sequence ATGACTGAGTTGGCCAATAGTGTATCGCCGATTAATATCGAAGACGAATTAAAGAATTCGTACCTCGATTACGCCATGAGTGTAATCGTAGGTCGTGCCTTGCCAGATGTTCGAGATGGTTTAAAACCCGTACATCGCCGCGTACTTTTCGCAATGGACATTCTAGGTAACGACTGGAACAAAGCTTATAAAAAATCTGCCCGTGTGGTAGGTGATGTAATCGGTAAGTATCACCCACACGGTGATAGCGCGGTTTATGACACCATCGTACGTATGGCACAGCCATTTTCATTACGCTACCCATTGGTAGACGGTCAAGGTAACTTCGGTTCGGTTGACGGCGATAGCGCGGCGGCAATGCGTTATACCGAAATTCGTATGCAGAAGATGGCCCATTCATTATTAGTGGATCTTGAAAAAGAAACCGTTGATTTTGGCCCGAACTACGACGGCACCGAACAAATTCCAAACGTACTGCCAACCCGTATTCCTAATTTATTAGTGAATGGTTCATCGGGTATCGCGGTAGGTATGGCGACAAACATTCCGCCACATAACTTAAATGAAGTTATTTCTGGCTGTTTAGCGCTGATTGAAAACGAAGACATTACCATTGAAGAGCTCATCGAGCACATTCCTGGTCCTGATTTCCCAACGGCGGGTATTATCAGTGGTCGTCAAGGTATTATCGATGCTTATAAGACTGGTCGCGGTAAGGTGCGTATTCGCGCTAAAGCGGAAGTTGAAGTAAGTGACAGTGGTAAAGAAACTATTATCGTTCACGAACTGCCTTATCAAGTAAACAAAGCACGCCTTATCGAAAAGATGGCTGAGCTAGTTCGCGATAAGAAAGTTGAAGGTATTAGTGCGCTGCGCGATGAGTCTGACAAAGACGGTATGCGTATTGTTATTGAAATAAAACGCGGTGAAGTGGGGGAGGTTGTATTAAATAACCTGTATTCACAAACGCAAATGCAAGTGTCGTTCGGCATTAACATGGTTGCGCTTGAGGACAATCGTCCTAAGCTGTTTAACCTAAAAGAAATGCTACAAAGCTTTGTTCGTCACCGCCGTGAAGTAGTAACGCGTCGTACGGTATTTGAACTTCGCAAAGCACGCGATCGCGCGCATATCTTAGAAGCACTGGCTGTTGCCCTTGCTAACATCGATCCTGTGATTGAGGTTATCCGTAACTCGCCAACACCTGCGGAAGCAAAAGTTGCGTTAGTGGCACAAGGTTGGGATTTAGGTAACGTTGCTGCGATGCTTGAAAAAGCAGGCGATGACGCTGCACGTCCAGAATGGTTAGAGCCAGAATACGGTATTCGTGATGGCAAATACTACTTAACTGAAACACAAGCCCAAGCAATTCTTGATCTTAAACTACACCGTTTAACAGGTCTTGAGCACGAGAAAATCTTAAATGAATATCAAGACATTTTAGATTTAATCGCTGAATTACTTCACATCTTAGGTAGCCCAGCGCGCTTAATGGAAGTGATTGTAGAAGAGCTGCAAGCAGTGCTTGAAGAGTTTGGCGATGAGCGCCGCACTGAAATTACTAACGCGTCACACGATTTATCGTTAGAAGATTTAATCAACGAAGAAGACGTGGTAGTAACCCTTTCTCACGAAGGTTACGTCAAATACCAGCCATTATCTGAGTACGAAGCGCAGCGTCGTGGTGGTAAAGGTAAAGCGGCTACTAAGATGAAAGATGAAGATTTCATCGAGCGCCTATTAGTTGCTAACACCCATGACACCATGTTGTGTTTCTCTAACCGCGGTAAGATGTACTGGCTCAAGACGTACCAGCTACCATTAGCATCGCGTCAAGCGCGTGGTAAGCCAATCGTTAACTTATTACCATTAGAGAAAGACGAGCGTATTACGGCTATCTTACCTATCCGTGAATACACTGAAGACAAATGTATCTTAATGGCAACAGCTGCGGGTACGGTGAAGAAGACTGCATTAACGGCATACTCTCGTCCACGTGCTAACGGTATTATCGCGGTTAACTTACGTGATGATGATGAGTTAATCGGCGTAGCGCTAACCGAAGATGACAGCGAAATCATGCTGTTCTCTGACGAAGGTAAGGTTGTGCGCTTTAGCCAAGATCAGTGTCGTGCTATTGGCCGTACTGGTACTGGTGTACGCGGTATGAAGCTTAAAGAAGGTCAGAAAGTGGTATCGCTTATCGTTCCTCATGGCGATGGTTGTATCCTGACTGTGACTGAAAACGGCTTCGGTAAACGTACTGTACTTGAAGATTACCCAGCGAAGAGTCGTGCAACACAAGGTGTTGTTTCTATCAAAGTGAGCGAGCGTAATGGCCTAGTGGTTGGTGCGGTTCAAGTTGATGAAAACGATGAAATCATGCTGATCTCAAACAAAGGTACATTAGTACGTACCCCTGTTGACGGTGTATCTACGGTAGGTCGTAATACGCAAGGTGTAACTCTAATTCGTACCCAAGAGGGCGAGCAGGTCGTAGCCTTACAGCGTATCGAAGAAGTGGAAACGCCAGAGCATGAAGCAGTAGAAGGTGAAGAAGTTACTGGTGAAGCACCAGCGGCTGAAGCCCCTGCAGCTGATGTTCCAGAAGGTGGCGATGAATAA
- the ubiG gene encoding bifunctional 2-polyprenyl-6-hydroxyphenol methylase/3-demethylubiquinol 3-O-methyltransferase UbiG: protein MSSTQSHQSFDNAVNVDPQEIEKFSALAQQWWDLSGEFKPLHLMNPTRLNYVAEKSDGLFGKRIVDVGCGGGILAESMARLGGDVLGIDMAEQSLNVARLHALETKVDNIAYQQIPVEELAEQQPHSFDVVTCMEMLEHVPDPQSIVRACFKLVKPGGQVFFSTLNRTKRAYLLAILGAEHILQLVPKGTHEHSKFIRPSELIRFVDNSDARCLDAIGVHYNPLTEQFKTNNDLSVNYLIHCQPNVK from the coding sequence ATGTCTAGCACTCAATCACACCAATCATTCGATAACGCCGTAAACGTTGATCCTCAAGAAATCGAAAAATTCTCAGCCCTTGCTCAGCAATGGTGGGATCTCAGTGGCGAGTTTAAACCACTGCATTTAATGAACCCAACCCGCCTTAATTACGTGGCGGAAAAATCTGACGGTTTATTTGGCAAACGTATCGTCGATGTTGGCTGTGGTGGCGGTATCTTGGCCGAATCTATGGCGCGTCTTGGCGGTGATGTATTAGGTATCGATATGGCTGAGCAATCATTAAACGTTGCAAGATTGCATGCCCTAGAAACTAAAGTAGATAATATCGCTTATCAGCAAATTCCAGTGGAAGAGCTTGCCGAGCAGCAGCCTCATTCATTTGATGTTGTGACCTGTATGGAAATGCTAGAGCATGTGCCAGATCCACAATCTATTGTGCGCGCGTGTTTTAAGCTAGTAAAACCCGGCGGCCAAGTGTTCTTCTCGACCCTTAACCGCACGAAGCGTGCTTATTTATTAGCAATTTTAGGTGCCGAGCACATTCTGCAACTCGTACCTAAAGGCACGCACGAACACAGTAAGTTTATTCGTCCAAGCGAACTAATTCGCTTTGTTGATAACAGCGATGCCCGCTGTCTTGACGCTATTGGTGTCCATTACAACCCGCTTACCGAGCAATTTAAGACCAATAACGACTTATCGGTAAACTATCTGATCCACTGTCAGCCTAACGTTAAATAA
- a CDS encoding HAD-IA family hydrolase yields MSLQSPFRAVLFDLDGTLLDTAPDLGGAANRLLERDNLPLLSRKVINQTASQGSLALVKAGYGLDLEEAQYQQLRSEFLENYTAHVNDETTYFDGIDTLLDALDRHNIVWGIVTNKPTLYTQQLLEHYPRLASCAVVVCGDTLDVAKPNPAPLLLAANNINIAPENIVYVGDARTDIEAAHSASMLAVAANYGYIPSDDPADTWQGDHIIDRPEDLLAVLGI; encoded by the coding sequence ATGAGCCTTCAATCTCCGTTTCGCGCCGTACTCTTTGATCTCGATGGCACCTTACTCGACACCGCGCCGGATTTAGGCGGCGCGGCTAATCGTTTGCTTGAGCGTGACAATTTACCGCTGCTTAGTCGCAAGGTTATCAATCAAACCGCCTCACAGGGTTCATTAGCTCTAGTAAAGGCCGGGTATGGTTTAGATCTTGAAGAAGCGCAATATCAACAACTACGCAGTGAGTTCTTAGAAAACTACACCGCGCATGTCAATGATGAAACCACTTACTTTGACGGTATAGACACCTTATTAGATGCCTTAGATCGCCACAATATTGTGTGGGGCATAGTGACCAACAAGCCAACGCTTTATACCCAGCAGCTCCTTGAGCACTATCCACGCTTGGCTAGTTGCGCCGTCGTTGTTTGTGGTGACACCCTCGATGTCGCCAAACCTAATCCAGCGCCATTATTATTAGCGGCAAACAATATAAATATTGCGCCAGAGAACATTGTGTATGTGGGTGATGCTCGCACCGATATTGAAGCGGCACATAGCGCAAGCATGCTAGCGGTAGCTGCAAATTACGGTTACATCCCTAGCGATGATCCAGCCGACACTTGGCAAGGCGATCATATAATCGATCGTCCTGAGGATCTTTTAGCAGTTCTCGGGATCTAA
- the nrdA gene encoding class 1a ribonucleoside-diphosphate reductase subunit alpha, with protein MNTNLLVTKRSGKQEPIDLDKIHKVLDWAAKGLDNVSVSQVEIKAHIQFYMGIETKDIHETIIKAAADQISETTPDYQYMAARLAIFHLRKKAFGQFEPPHLYDHTVKMCEAKRYDNHLLADYSREEFDLMNDALDHSRDMNFSYAAVKQLEGKYLLQNRSTGEIFESAQFLYMLIAAALFSKYPTETRMDYIVRFYDAVSQFKISLPTPIMAGVRTPTRQFSSCVLIECDDNLDSINATSSSIVKYVSQRAGIGINAGRIRALGSPIRGGEANHTGCIPFYKHFQTAVKSCSQGGVRGGAATLFYPLWHLEVQSLLVLKNNRGVEENRVRHMDYGVQFNKMMYQRLIKGENITLFSPSDVPGLYDAFFADQDKFEALYLQYEQDESIRKESIKASELFSLFAQERASTGRIYLQNVDHCNTHSPFIPEVAPIKQSNLCLEIALPTKPLQSFDDPNGEIALCTLSAFNLGVIKSLDELEELAELAVRALDNLLSYQDYPIVAAQQSSLARRTLGIGVINYAYYLAKNGVRYSDGSANRLTHETFEAIQYYLLKASNKLAKEVGACDWFNETTYAKGILPIDTYKKDLDALCSNELNLDWEALRQDIKTHGLRNSTLSALMPSETSSQISNATNGIEPPRGLISVKASKDGILKQVVPDYLSLKNDYELLWNIPSNDGYLHLVGLMQKFVDQAISANTNYDPSKFDNNKVPVKQIIKDLLTAYKFGVKTLYYHNTRDGADDAQSDIVVEQEDDGCAGGACKI; from the coding sequence ATGAACACAAATCTCCTGGTCACCAAGCGAAGTGGAAAACAAGAACCTATCGATCTAGATAAGATCCACAAAGTACTCGATTGGGCCGCTAAAGGATTAGACAACGTGTCAGTTTCTCAGGTAGAGATCAAGGCACACATCCAGTTTTACATGGGTATTGAGACCAAAGATATTCACGAAACCATTATTAAAGCAGCGGCAGATCAAATCTCGGAAACAACCCCGGATTACCAGTACATGGCGGCCCGCCTTGCTATTTTCCACCTTCGTAAGAAAGCATTCGGCCAATTTGAGCCACCACATCTATACGATCACACGGTAAAAATGTGTGAAGCTAAGCGCTACGACAATCACTTGTTAGCCGATTATAGTCGTGAAGAATTCGATCTCATGAATGATGCACTTGATCATTCACGTGATATGAACTTTAGTTACGCTGCTGTTAAACAGTTAGAAGGTAAATACCTGCTGCAAAATCGCAGCACTGGCGAAATCTTTGAAAGCGCACAATTCCTATACATGCTAATTGCTGCGGCGCTATTTTCAAAATACCCAACAGAAACGCGTATGGATTACATCGTGCGTTTCTATGATGCGGTATCACAGTTTAAGATTTCACTGCCAACACCAATTATGGCAGGTGTCCGTACGCCTACCCGTCAATTTAGCTCCTGTGTACTGATCGAGTGTGACGATAACCTAGATTCAATCAATGCGACTTCTAGCTCTATCGTTAAGTATGTAAGTCAACGTGCAGGTATTGGTATTAACGCTGGTCGTATTCGCGCCCTAGGTAGCCCAATTCGCGGCGGTGAAGCCAACCACACCGGTTGTATTCCATTCTATAAGCACTTCCAAACAGCGGTTAAAAGCTGTTCACAAGGCGGTGTACGTGGCGGCGCAGCTACCCTGTTCTACCCATTGTGGCATTTAGAAGTTCAATCATTACTAGTACTTAAAAACAACCGCGGCGTTGAAGAGAACCGTGTTCGTCACATGGATTACGGCGTGCAATTTAACAAGATGATGTATCAACGCCTGATCAAAGGTGAAAACATCACCCTGTTCTCACCAAGTGATGTACCAGGCTTATACGATGCCTTCTTTGCCGACCAAGACAAGTTTGAAGCGCTTTATCTGCAATACGAGCAAGATGAATCAATCCGCAAAGAGTCTATTAAAGCCTCTGAGCTGTTTTCACTATTTGCACAAGAGCGTGCAAGTACTGGCCGAATCTATCTGCAAAACGTTGATCACTGTAATACGCACAGCCCGTTTATCCCAGAAGTTGCGCCAATCAAGCAATCTAACCTGTGTTTAGAAATCGCTTTGCCAACAAAACCACTGCAAAGCTTCGACGATCCTAACGGTGAAATCGCCCTTTGTACGCTATCTGCATTCAACCTAGGTGTGATTAAATCTCTTGATGAATTAGAAGAGCTTGCAGAGCTTGCGGTACGTGCCCTAGATAATCTACTGAGCTATCAAGACTACCCAATTGTCGCTGCGCAACAATCAAGCCTTGCTCGCCGTACATTAGGTATAGGTGTTATTAACTATGCTTACTACCTCGCTAAAAATGGCGTGCGCTATTCAGATGGCAGTGCAAACCGTTTAACACACGAGACCTTTGAAGCGATTCAATATTACTTGCTTAAAGCCTCAAATAAGTTAGCGAAAGAAGTTGGCGCCTGTGATTGGTTCAATGAAACCACCTACGCCAAAGGCATCTTACCAATAGATACCTACAAGAAAGACTTAGATGCGTTGTGTTCTAACGAACTAAACCTCGACTGGGAAGCGCTGCGCCAAGATATTAAAACTCATGGTCTTCGAAACTCTACGTTATCAGCACTGATGCCGTCGGAAACATCGTCGCAAATATCAAATGCGACTAACGGCATCGAACCGCCACGTGGCCTGATCAGCGTTAAGGCAAGTAAAGACGGTATCTTAAAACAAGTGGTTCCTGATTATTTGAGCCTTAAAAACGACTATGAATTGTTGTGGAATATTCCATCAAACGATGGTTACTTACACCTTGTTGGCTTGATGCAAAAATTCGTCGACCAAGCAATTTCAGCGAACACCAATTACGATCCATCGAAGTTCGACAACAACAAGGTACCAGTGAAGCAAATCATTAAAGACTTGCTTACCGCATACAAATTCGGTGTTAAGACGCTTTATTATCACAACACCCGCGATGGTGCGGATGATGCGCAAAGCGATATCGTCGTTGAGCAGGAAGACGACGGCTGTGCAGGCGGCGCTTGTAAAATCTAA